The following are encoded in a window of Brachyhypopomus gauderio isolate BG-103 chromosome 18, BGAUD_0.2, whole genome shotgun sequence genomic DNA:
- the myorg gene encoding myogenesis-regulating glycosidase, whose amino-acid sequence MYQVVPGGVGGTITDGVPIKKINKDSRPLVGAGILGLVLVIAAVTAWCYYIASLRKADLLKTELLDLNKDGFLIRNQAGAIVFKMAFRSGTLDLDSCSKEGVILHCSRSDGGRVKFFIMTVKPKETVMCYRVRWEELESDRPVEHAMSYNGSHWYGGAETAVQHWPVAISGQQAPKPFVTSDVYSNRDGFGSILERYWLSSNATAIKINDSVPFHLGWNDTEKTLYFQARYQDSPYKPLPGMPPYAELSYRVCVGPDVTSIHKVMVRRYFPKPNKVPLEAMFRHPIWSTWALHKKDINQEKLLTYAENIRKHGFNCSHIELDDRYTSRYGEFVFDPDKFPNATGMFQKLKADGFLVSLWTHPFVNYDSVNFGLCVEKGLFVMEPTGRLPALVRWWNGIGGVLDFTNPEARNWFTSNLRALRSRYGVSSFKLDAGETNYLPWQFRTRVHLPDPSTFTRRYTEMAIPFNERAELRSGYGSQNISCFFRLIDRDSVWGYELGLKSIIPTVLTISILGYQFILPDMIGGNAYPNRTYGNGKLPDRELYIRWLELSAFMPSMQFSIPPWEYDAEVVAIAQKFSALHETLVAPKVLELAGEVLNTGDPIIRPLWWIATSDETAYRVDSQFLIGDDLMVAPVLEPGKQERDIYLPAGHWRSYKGERYDKTEPTHLTDYAVDLDEIAYFLWVQ is encoded by the exons ATGTACCAAGTAGTACCTGGGGGTGTGGGAGGTACCATCACCGATGGGGTGCCTATTAAGAAGATAAACAAGGACAGTCGGCCACTTGTAGGTGCTGGAATTCTGGGTCTGGTCCTGGTTATTGCTGCAGTGACAGCATGGTGCTACTATATTGCCTCTCTTCGTAAGGCTGACCTGTTAAAGACGGAGTTACTGGATCTGAATAAGGATGGCTTCCTCATCCGAAACCAAGCAGGGGCAATCGTGTTCAAGATGGCTTTTAG GTCTGGGACGCTCGATCTGGACTCGTGCTCCAAGGAGGGCGTGATCCTTCACTGCTCGCGCTCCGATGGAGGACGGGTGAAGTTCTTCATCATGACTGTCAAGCCCAAAGAGACGGTGATGTGCTACCGTGTCCGCTGGGAGGAGCTGGAGTCAGACCGACCCGTGGAGCACGCCATGTCCTACAACGGCTCGCACTGGTACGGCGGTGCCGAAACCGCCGTGCAGCACTGGCCCGTCGCCATCTCGGGCCAGCAGGCCCCCAAGCCCTTCGTCACCAGCGACGTGTATTCCAACCGGGACGGTTTTGGCAGCATCCTCGAGCGCTACTGGCTCTCGTCCAACGCAACCGCCATCAAGATCAATGACTCGGTGCCCTTCCACCTGGGCTGGAATGATACGGAGAAGACCTTGTATTTCCAGGCGCGATATCAGGACAGTCCGTACAAGCCTCTGCCAGGGATGCCACCGTACGCAGAGCTTAGCTACcgcgtgtgtgtggggccaGATGTGACCTCCATCCACAAGGTCATGGTACGCAGGTACTTCCCTAAACCCAACAAGGTGCCTTTAGAAGCCATGTTCAGACATCCTATATGGTCCACCTGGGCTTTACACAAAAAAGACATAAACCAGGAAAAACTTCTGACTTACGCGGAAAACATCCGCAAACATGGTTTCAACTGCAGTCACATAGAACTGGACGACCGCTACACCAGCAGGTACGGGGAGTTTGTGTTCGATCCGGACAAATTTCCCAACGCTACTGGCATGTTTCAGAAGTTAAAGGCAGATGGCTTTCTGGTATCTCTATGGACGCATCCGTTTGTAAATTATGATTCTGTTAACTTTGGCCTTTGTGTTGAGAAGGGCCTGTTTGTGATGGAGCCCACCGGCCGCCTGCCGGCGCTGGTGCGCTGGTGGAACGGCATTGGAGGCGTCCTCGACTTTACCAATCCTGAGGCTCGGAACTGGTTCACCTCCAACCTCAGAGCCCTCCGATCCAGATACGGTGTGTCTTCCTTCAAGCTGGACGCTGGAGAGACCAACTACCTGCCCTGGCAGTTCCGGACGCGTGTCCATCTGCCCGACCCCAGCACCTTCACCCGCCGATACACAGAAATGGCCATTCCCTTCAACGAGCGAGCTGAGTTGCGTTCAGGCTACGGCTCCCAGAACATCTCCTGCTTCTTCCGCCTCATCGACCGTGACTCGGTCTGGGGATATGAGCTCGGCCTCAAGTCCATCATCCCCACCGTCCTCACCATCAGCATTCTGGGATACCAGTTCATCCTGCCGGACATGATTGGCGGCAACGCGTACCCCAACCGCACGTACGGCAACGGCAAGCTCCCGGACCGTGAGCTCTACATCCGCTGGCTGGAGCTCTCCGCCTTCATGCCCTCCATGCAGTTCTCCATCCCGCCGTGGGAGTACGACGCGGAGGTGGTGGCCATCGCCCAGAAGTTCTCGGCACTCCACGAGACGCTCGTGGCGCCCAAAGTCCTGGAGTTAGCAGGTGAAGTCCTGAACACCGGAGACCCCATCATTCGCCCTTTGTGGTGGATAGCCACCAGTGATGAGACAGCCTACAGAGTGGACTCGCAGTTCCTGATAGGAGATGATCTGATGGTGGCCCCAGTGTTGGAGCCAGGTAAGCAGGAGAGAGATATCTACCTGCCAGCCGGTCACTGGAGGAGCTACAAGGGGGAGCGCTACGATAAAACAGAGCCTACGCATCTCACTGACTATGCCGTGGATCTTGATGAGATTGCATATTTTCTTTGGGTGCAGTGA